The genome window CCCTGAAAGCTCTCTCCGAGACAAAAGACCGCACACTCATGAACTTCTTTTTGGCCACAAAGAATGCATTCAACCCCAGAAGCTTTTTAATTATTCCAATCTCAAGAATGCTTCCTCAAAAAGAGTTGCGATTACAGGAGCTGCAGGGGCAGGGAAAACAACATTTTGCCAAATGGCTGCGATAGAAGGGACTAATCTATGGCCTGAATTTAATGCCGTTTTTTTTGTTAAATTTCGGCATTTTAAAGAAGTCTCAACACTTGATCCTTATGAGATTTTAGCCAAAGGAGGTGGTTTTGATTTAAGAGAATATAAACATCTTTTAGAAGATTCCATGTTTAGAAACAAAGCTCTCTTGGTTCTTGATGGATATGACGAACTAGCCTCTGAAGAAGAAAATGCTTTTTATGAACTCCAGTCCCTTTTCCCCCATATTCTTGTCACTTCACGTCCAGCAAAAATTGACATGGATTATGTCCGTGAGCTAGAAATTATTGGCTTTGATGAAATGAGCATTCAAACATATATAAACAAGTTTTATCTATCATTAGTTGAAAAGAACGAGCTGACCCATGAAGAGGCTGAGCAAAAAGCTAAAAATCTTCAAAGGGAAATAGACCAAAGACCAAATCTAAAAAGCCTTGTTAAAATTCCACTCAATCTTGCCCTCGCCTGTTCTCTTTTTAGAGAGGATGAGACATTTTTTGACTCTAATCATACACTTTCTGTCACAGGCTTCTATATTGAAGCCGTTAGTTGGTTTTACAAGCGGTATCAGTTGCGCTCTAGAAAATCTAGTTATTTAACTCGAAATATCCGCCAACAAAAAGATCCTCGAAAGGATGATCTGAAGATCAAGCGTTTAGCCGAAGTTTTAGAAGCTATAGCTTGGAAAGCAATGGAAAGTAGTGCTCTTTATCTAGAACAAGATGACATTGAAGATATTATCGAAAAAAAGGGGGGAAGGCTTAATGACCTAACAGATATAGGGATCATTAACATTGAGGACGAAAAAGGAGAATTTATTCACCTAACTTTTCAAGAGTATTTTGCAGCCTCTCATCTGGCTCAGTTTTATCTAAATGGAAACTATAAAGCGGGTCGGGAAATTCTACAGAAAATCAAATTTGATCCTCGCTACACCCTTATGCTAAGAATGACATCTGGGCTCCTTTCGCATACGAAAAAACAAAGGCCATTTCAAGCTTTTTTTGACGATCTATTTTTACCCCCCAAAGATTTAGCTCATGGCTACGAACTTCGCCTTCTTGCTCAGTGCTTCGAGGAATGTTTATATCCACAGAAAATAGATCAATATGAGGGTTTTACAAAAAAAGTTGTGAACTACATGCAATCTACCTTTCCCGAAAAAATCTACTTCTTGTTAAGGCATAATGTAAAGCTTGCGAATCAGCCAATCATTGTAGAAGAGATTTCAAGGCAGCTAAGGAGCCCCAAAAAGCAAATGGGAATACTCGAAGGCTTGACAAGTCTAGCATCAAATGGGCAGCTTTTTCCAGCTGTTGGAAAGGTGGCATTAGAAATGGCTAGAAATACGGGGTTAGATAATGAAACTCGCGCAAAAGCCGCGCTAGCATTAAGAGTAACCAACAAAGAAGATTTTGGCAAGAAGGAGTTAGAGTTTTTAATAAAAACTCTTAAAGAAAAAGAGGTTAATAATGACGTTCAAGTCACGATTAGTTTTGCTTTAGCGGAAATTGTTAATGAGGGAGTTTTTAATGTAGAAGAGGCAATGCAAGGATTGATAGATGTCACTAAAAATAAAGAGGAACAAAACACTGTTTCGTGGTATTCCGGGCTCTGTTTAGGGGTTATTGCTAAGGAAAAGGGGATTCTTGGAAAAAAGGCATGGGAGGCATTGCTGGAAATTGCTCAGGATAGAGAATTTGAGGGCAGTTCTGTAGCTGCTATGTTTGGTTTTAGTGTCTGTGCTAAAGAAAAAAACTTTAAGGATAGTCGAGTGTTAAAGATTTCAGAGCAGATTATCAAGACTAAAGAACTTAATGGGAGTTGTTATTGCCACACTGCTAGAGTTTTAAAAGAAATAGCTAAGACTGGAGGACCCCTTGCAGAAGCAGCAATAAAAATATTGGTAGAAGCAGCAAAAGACAAAGAGCTTGATAGGCACGCTTTAATGTGGACTATTGAGGCTTTAGGAAAAGTTTCCAAGGGAAAAGGTCCTCTAGGCAAGAAGGCAGGAGATGCTTTGGAAGAAATAGCTGTAGGATGTGGTCTTGATGAATGCACTCTGGGTGATGTTAGTCAGGCTTTAGCAGATATTATTAAGGGAGGGCGTGTTCTTGATAATAAGACAGTTAAGGTTTTAAAAAAAGCTGCTCATAATGAGTCTCTTGGCGCATTCGCTAAAGTCAGGGTCGCTTCAACTTTAGCAAAGATTGATAAAGGGCTAGGACCCACTGCTAAAGAAGGGACAGAAGTTTTAGTTGAAATAATATGCAATAAAGAGCTGGATCTTATTATTCTGGAAGTAGCTGTTCAAGCTCTGGGAAAAATTGGTAGAGAAAATGGAGGGATCTCTAAAGAGGGAGCACAAGCATTAGTTGAATTGATTAAAGACAAGGAGAAGGCTGTAACTCTTCGGAGAGAGGCAGCAGCAGCTTTAGGAAG of Candidatus Neptunochlamydia vexilliferae contains these proteins:
- a CDS encoding NACHT domain-containing protein; its protein translation is MIKVFWLSFFLFTRVLLGEFSDNKSTLLDSFISIGFKDKQEKAKRLFKDEEIYKYALKVLKSIEEIDCQISLEIEEYKQGEQAHKNSILGKIDYILTEVISDENYPPSPDSLALDSLSSFLDPIRRKYEHLKAFFDQDKKDQEEKERRLLSLYDKKKTQLFKLEQQELHRSVIFNDYLERLRVEFEKTPHKSAYCVYAWPTDERREKEKWVQPFLRAFKKSLGKAGFSKIGLDIETNRYGKNINSFMKGAESSDYVLLFGTESLFDKHDKGISAVCTELNHIIRKREKDNKSSLTRVFPILLSGEHRKSFPVGYERFSTIRDWREGGYLKHFQDLFIELLGLCPEKFREKMEKLWEESSQAYPERKKELRLRWFAERREELEGYRCNRDFIGLSNFSIEGRDMLPTVEDLSKHLQSYYKKQRTSVYKVRDKKAWQIFFPIEGIYTNLFMIDSLGKKEIPESSLRDKRPHTHELLFGHKECIQPQKLFNYSNLKNASSKRVAITGAAGAGKTTFCQMAAIEGTNLWPEFNAVFFVKFRHFKEVSTLDPYEILAKGGGFDLREYKHLLEDSMFRNKALLVLDGYDELASEEENAFYELQSLFPHILVTSRPAKIDMDYVRELEIIGFDEMSIQTYINKFYLSLVEKNELTHEEAEQKAKNLQREIDQRPNLKSLVKIPLNLALACSLFREDETFFDSNHTLSVTGFYIEAVSWFYKRYQLRSRKSSYLTRNIRQQKDPRKDDLKIKRLAEVLEAIAWKAMESSALYLEQDDIEDIIEKKGGRLNDLTDIGIINIEDEKGEFIHLTFQEYFAASHLAQFYLNGNYKAGREILQKIKFDPRYTLMLRMTSGLLSHTKKQRPFQAFFDDLFLPPKDLAHGYELRLLAQCFEECLYPQKIDQYEGFTKKVVNYMQSTFPEKIYFLLRHNVKLANQPIIVEEISRQLRSPKKQMGILEGLTSLASNGQLFPAVGKVALEMARNTGLDNETRAKAALALRVTNKEDFGKKELEFLIKTLKEKEVNNDVQVTISFALAEIVNEGVFNVEEAMQGLIDVTKNKEEQNTVSWYSGLCLGVIAKEKGILGKKAWEALLEIAQDREFEGSSVAAMFGFSVCAKEKNFKDSRVLKISEQIIKTKELNGSCYCHTARVLKEIAKTGGPLAEAAIKILVEAAKDKELDRHALMWTIEALGKVSKGKGPLGKKAGDALEEIAVGCGLDECTLGDVSQALADIIKGGRVLDNKTVKVLKKAAHNESLGAFAKVRVASTLAKIDKGLGPTAKEGTEVLVEIICNKELDLIILEVAVQALGKIGRENGGISKEGAQALVELIKDKEKAVTLRREAAAALGRIAKTILTKEEMQVVVELVKSERVGFTTADGVYPWCDTYILKKILESTGVREALEMMLEIIESSKFKYPDFSLVFQDIEKIESRDLAMLIKDNASSRLALKACYLTGRAFFISGDKIVISDGRQQVEANASSIDTKRLASVQVEKSILENNIEECPNGVEEASLN